The Fictibacillus phosphorivorans genomic sequence TTACTCGTTTTATCTTTCAGTGGCGGTGAATAGTTGTACGTGTCTCCAGTATCGAGAGAAGAAGTGAAATGATGCTGATTATCATGTGTCACGCCTGTTTCTAAATCAGTGATTGATAAGCTGTCCTCATTCCATTCAATTTTGTAAAAATCATTTTGAATGAACGGTAACTCACGACTTTCTACAACTTCGGATTCATTTTTCACAGTATCGATTCGTAGCGCCTTTATTTCAGCTCCTTCAAACGGCAGCGAAAAACGAATATCATAAATCACATAATCCCCATAATGCGGCTCAGCTAGGATATGATGAATAAATTCTTCCCGACGTTCTCTTTTCAACACGTCAAACGAAATTTCCTCTTCGTTATGAAACAGTTTGATCGAACCTTTGTCTAATGGAGCTGGTATACGGATCGTTGCTGTAACAGGATAACGTGAAGCAATCGGTGTGTTGTTGACTACATATAAGTAGTCATTATCTATTGAATCGTCAAGATACTCAAACGGAAATTCATCGTGAAGAGTATCTTTTGAAAAGCGACTGATCGCGCTTAAGACTTTTTGCGTTCGTGTCTCCATCTCGTCATGAACCGCATCCACACTGCAACCGCAGATACTATCATGAGGCTGGTTCTGTAAAATCAGCTTCCACACATATTCCATGAACTTTGCAGAATCAGAACGACCATTTGTCCAAACGTTTAATGCTTCCATGATTCCAACTGCTTGGTCTTCGCACATTTGGTTCTGATTTTTTAAGTAAGATCTCGTGGAATACACACCTGGGAGAATGAAAATCTTTGATGGATCACGCTGTTCCCCCGAAATCGATGCATCTGGTTCTATCCCAGCAAATAAGTTTACGTACTCTGACATCAACGTTTGTTTAAAATCGATATCGGGCATCTTCTCACTCAACTGCTTCACTCTTTCATTTACATCTGAGCTTGTAAATGTATGGTCCGCTCCGTTCATGATCATAGCATTGCCGGAAGTTAAGTATGGAGCATTTCCTTCTAAATAGGTTTTTGTCTTCTCCACAAAATCCTTAGATTTAAGAAACGTTTGATAATACCCTTCAAATAATGGCAGAACAATCGTAAATACCTTCGTTCCGTCTGCGCCTTCCCACGTGTTTTCAAAACGGTCTGATATGGCACCACGGAAAATGAGAGCTGAATCAATTCCGTAATTCTGTAAAATTTGTGGCATCTGACTGATGTGTCCGAACGTATCTGGCAAATATCCGATGTTGTACGGTGAACCAAGTTTCTTTGCAGTGTTTGTTCCGATTTCCAAGTTCTTGATCATGGACTCACCTGAAACGAGAAACTCATCCGCTAGCAGATACCATGGACCGACTTCAATTTTTCCTTTTTGTATGAATGTTAGCAGGCGCGCATACTCTTCATCACTTACAATCTCTTTATAATCATCGAGAACGATCGTCTGCCCGTCTAAAAAGAAGTTATCGATCTTCCCCTCATTCAGCAATTCCTGTGTATAGCGAAGTCCGTTGCGAAGTCTGAAACGAAACTCTTCAAACGTTTCATACCATTCACGGTCCCAATGCGTATGATTCAATATGTTTACTGTCTGTATGTTCTTCATTTAAAACTCCTCCACCATTTGAAGCTGCTGTTTCAGATGTGCACCGTTCAATGTATTTAATGCCATGTTGTTTTTAATCGAATACGCGCAGGCCATTCCTGCCGCTTGCCCCATATCACGAACAGTCGGCTGAATGCGAAGAGAGGCTTGCATCAAAAATGTGCTAGAGATGTGTCTGCCTACAACAACTAAATTTTCCACTTCAAATGTGATAAGGGAACGATAAGGAATCTCGTAATATTCTCCGCGAGAAAATTTCGCTTCATTTACCGATTCCTTTGTAACGCTGTGAACATCAATGTACCAGTCGCCTCGAGCAATTCCGTCTTGGAATCGAGCACGGTCTACATAGTCCTGTTCAGTGAGCACATATTGCCCTACAATGCGGTATGATTCACGAATACCAAGCTGATTTGCTTCTTTCAATAAAAATGCGTTCTGAAATCCCGGAATGTATTTTGGTAAAAAGGCTGCGAGCCTGCGAATCATTTGTCTTCCTTTTACAACAGCCTCTGAACGAAGCTTCGGATCTGTTGTTTTCGTGATGCCTGGAATGTGCGGGCAATTGAATGACATGACTGTGGGTTTTCCTGGTTGTGTAAACGCTTGGAAGTACCGCAGATCATCTTCTTGTAAATCATCGTTTGCCAGTGCTTCCCTAAAATAAGGCTCTAGCACATGCCCTTTACCAGGAACCATCGCGATCTCAAAAAAGTCAGGATTTTCGATCTTACAAAACGTCTCGTTTTGCGAGAGGATAAACGTCCGCAACTCAGGGATATCAATACCTCCCATTTCAAAACGGAATGAGATCTGCTGGTTTTCACCATCTTTATTTCCGCTCACAACTTCAACACCTGCTGAACGAGAAAGAACGGCATCTGCTGTTGCATCGACGAACGTTTTGCCTGAGATCGCTGCCAGTCCGTTGCATGTGTTTACAATGATATGCGTTATTTTTCCGTGTTCCTTTACGCAATCTATAAAATTCGCATCATACAGAATGCTGCCTCCGCGTTCTGTGATGAGTTGTTCGAGCACATAATTTAAAGATTCAACGTTAAACCAGCTGCATGCTGTCGTTCCATCGTTTGTTTTAACATTCTCTTTATTTAATCGTTCCGTAATCAATACGTTTATACGCTGTGTTTTCACATGAGTCGGCATCATAGGAGAAACAAGAGAATTCGTTTGAGTTCCTCCGAGTGAAATGGTTTTTTCTACAACTAAGGTGGAGATATTTTCTTCTAATGCAGAGATCGCTGTAGCAGCTCCTCCTGTACCACCGCCGACTACTACACAATCCACATCATAGATGACAGGAACTTCTCTGCCAAAAAAAGATAAGGTACTCAAATGAATTCACCTCTTAATAAGATTATGTTTATCCTTTTACCGCCCCGTCTGTTGCACCTGAAATAAAGTACTTTTGCAGCCAAATAAAGATTAATAAAGTAGGAATCGTCGTTAAGATGGATGCGGCAGAGATTAATTTCAAGTTAGAACCATCAAAGTTCTGTGAAAGCTGTGCGAGCCCGATGGATAACGTGTACATGCTGCTTTCTGTTGAGTTAAGCAGCGGCCATAAGTAATCGCCCCATGTGCCCATGAATGTGAAGATCGCCAGAGTTACAAGTGTTGGCTTCACAAGTGGCAATACGACGAGATACCAGACTTTAAAGCGGTTGGCACCGTCTAAGTAAGCCGATTCTTCAAGTTCTTTTGGGATACGCAGATAAGCTTGGCGCATTAAAAAGATTCCGAACGCTGTTGAAACCTGCATCACAACAAGACCGATATGTGTGTTTCTTAGTCCAAGTTCTCCTGCCAGCTGAAATAGTGGTGCCATGTATAGCTGAAACGGAACCATCATGGTCGAGATGATGAGTGCCAGCACAACACTGCGTCCTTTAAACTCCATACGTGCGAGCGGATATGCCGCTAAACTGCAGAACAATAAGTTTAAAGGAATCGCGATTGCTGTAATAATCGCTGTGTTCATAAAATAAAGTCCAAAGTTCGCTTTTTCAAATGCCGTTACAAAGTTTGCGAGTGTTGGGTCTTTTGGAAGTAGACTTGTGTAGATGCCTTCGCTTCCTGATTTCATTGCCATAAATAAAGTGACTAGAAACGGTCCGACCGTTAGGACAGTGATGAG encodes the following:
- a CDS encoding glycoside hydrolase family 38 C-terminal domain-containing protein, whose amino-acid sequence is MKNIQTVNILNHTHWDREWYETFEEFRFRLRNGLRYTQELLNEGKIDNFFLDGQTIVLDDYKEIVSDEEYARLLTFIQKGKIEVGPWYLLADEFLVSGESMIKNLEIGTNTAKKLGSPYNIGYLPDTFGHISQMPQILQNYGIDSALIFRGAISDRFENTWEGADGTKVFTIVLPLFEGYYQTFLKSKDFVEKTKTYLEGNAPYLTSGNAMIMNGADHTFTSSDVNERVKQLSEKMPDIDFKQTLMSEYVNLFAGIEPDASISGEQRDPSKIFILPGVYSTRSYLKNQNQMCEDQAVGIMEALNVWTNGRSDSAKFMEYVWKLILQNQPHDSICGCSVDAVHDEMETRTQKVLSAISRFSKDTLHDEFPFEYLDDSIDNDYLYVVNNTPIASRYPVTATIRIPAPLDKGSIKLFHNEEEISFDVLKRERREEFIHHILAEPHYGDYVIYDIRFSLPFEGAEIKALRIDTVKNESEVVESRELPFIQNDFYKIEWNEDSLSITDLETGVTHDNQHHFTSSLDTGDTYNYSPPLKDKTSKAIITGVSDILKGETFQSVTVNYEMRLPASLNEDRSGPSEAKTTNKMKTTITLHKGKRFIYFKTKVNNTAKDQKLKVGFSTSKADISYADTAFDLLKRETLRDKKYDMPKNKEAVMNQYPTQSTVIANEHQLLHRGLQEYEIDAFEGNDHIFLSVIRSVGWLSRRDLRTRGNGAGPGFETPGAQCIGEYEFEYGLVLGRNNMSLNNGKFLRQNVLTQQSHVKKEDQKLFKLSSAEVAFSSFMLKEENTFDIRLFNPSLEDVNTDLILGFDPEELYEVDFTGNILSSISAAKQTTISFGPKQIKTIRVKRKGR
- a CDS encoding FAD-dependent oxidoreductase; this encodes MSTLSFFGREVPVIYDVDCVVVGGGTGGAATAISALEENISTLVVEKTISLGGTQTNSLVSPMMPTHVKTQRINVLITERLNKENVKTNDGTTACSWFNVESLNYVLEQLITERGGSILYDANFIDCVKEHGKITHIIVNTCNGLAAISGKTFVDATADAVLSRSAGVEVVSGNKDGENQQISFRFEMGGIDIPELRTFILSQNETFCKIENPDFFEIAMVPGKGHVLEPYFREALANDDLQEDDLRYFQAFTQPGKPTVMSFNCPHIPGITKTTDPKLRSEAVVKGRQMIRRLAAFLPKYIPGFQNAFLLKEANQLGIRESYRIVGQYVLTEQDYVDRARFQDGIARGDWYIDVHSVTKESVNEAKFSRGEYYEIPYRSLITFEVENLVVVGRHISSTFLMQASLRIQPTVRDMGQAAGMACAYSIKNNMALNTLNGAHLKQQLQMVEEF
- a CDS encoding carbohydrate ABC transporter permease translates to MKSKQNSKVWLYAVMLLITVLTVGPFLVTLFMAMKSGSEGIYTSLLPKDPTLANFVTAFEKANFGLYFMNTAIITAIAIPLNLLFCSLAAYPLARMEFKGRSVVLALIISTMMVPFQLYMAPLFQLAGELGLRNTHIGLVVMQVSTAFGIFLMRQAYLRIPKELEESAYLDGANRFKVWYLVVLPLVKPTLVTLAIFTFMGTWGDYLWPLLNSTESSMYTLSIGLAQLSQNFDGSNLKLISAASILTTIPTLLIFIWLQKYFISGATDGAVKG